A single region of the Nicotiana sylvestris chromosome 6, ASM39365v2, whole genome shotgun sequence genome encodes:
- the LOC104218324 gene encoding uncharacterized protein — translation MLLKNGYLREFLSDCAKNNYGRSQDNAEQSKTAIGSPWMTINMIFERNKVNGVTFSAAKKRKISVTHGKRIGEATEDDITFTKEDADGLLLPHNNALVISINILDFKIKRVLVDPGSTTNIIQWGVLKQAKLTANIIPVTKLLAGFNLTSIIIRGENLLPTHAEGVAKTTLFEVVDSDMGYNVILGRTWIHEMKDVTSTYHQLLKFLTPKGVKQIRGGQPTTRKMNAVTISSSKGKETSK, via the coding sequence ATGTTGTTAAAGAATGGCTATCTTAGAGAGTTTTTAAGTGACTGTGCCAAAAACAATTATGGTAGAAGCCAAGATAATGCAGAACAATCAAAGACAGCAATAGGGTCACCTTGGATGACAATTAACATGATCTTCGAAAGAAATAAAGTCAATGGGGTGACATTTTCGGCagcaaaaaagaggaaaatatcaGTGACTCATGGTAAGAGAATTGGAGAAGCCACAGAAGATGACATTACCTTCACGAAGGAAGATGCTGATGGGCTCCTTCTTCCGCACAATAATGCTTTGGTAATTTCTATTAATATTTTAGATTTCAAAATTAAACGTGTTTTGGTTGATCCAGGAAGTACAACCAACATCATACAATGGGGGGTTCTGAAACAAGCAAAGTTGACCGCGAACATTATTCCGGTGACAAAACTCCTAGCTGGCTTCAATCTAACAAGCATCATAATCCGAGGAGAAAATTTACTACCCACGCATGCCGAGGGAGTGGCGAAAACCACTTTGTTCGAAGTGGTAGATAGCGATATGGGTTATAATGTAATTCTCGGAAGGACGTGGATTCACGAGATGAAGGATGTGACCTCGACGTATCATCAATTGTTGAAGTTTCTAACACCTAAGGGGGTCAAACAGATAAGAGGAGGCCAACCGACGACAAGAAAAATGAACGCAGTAACAATTTCTAGCAGCAAGGGCAAAGAAACTAGCAAATAG